From Venturia canescens isolate UGA chromosome 3, ASM1945775v1, whole genome shotgun sequence:
AAGTTCCAGCCGCATCTTGTGCTCAGAGTGCACAGCGTCAAGGAAGATTCtcggaaaaatatatattttaatttCTCTAAAAAAACTATCACATTAAATAAAGCGCGAAGAAATAAGTGCAATGAAAAATACTTGACACCACGGGctgtcgaattttttttgttcttttgccTCTTTGCGAGCGTGTAAGCGCCTCTTTCATACAAGCGTTTGCAGATCATCGTCTTCGTAGTCCAGCTCCCCGTGAGGGGAGTCCGAGAGTAAATGTCACATTTTgaaaagattgggaaattcgtTGCTTATTTCACGAACGAGATGCTGATCTCCTTGGCTTTCGGGCGTTTCTTCGCAGAATATTCTGCGAATTAAATGAGAATGTTATTTTGATTGAAGAAATCTCATCGATCATTCAGAATCACAGAAAAACTTTGAACAACCTTGTaaaacatttcaataaatCCTCCGACCGATGCCGATGCTCATCGTATCCAGGAGTGCGCAAAACTCGACGACACAGTTCCAGATAATGTCTCCTCTAACATGGGAAAAACAGCCACAAATATCTcatattaaaatcaaaataattggGCGaagttgaaaacttcaaatgTCTCCATACCTTGTCTCCGGGAGGAATATCGAAAAGTTGACGAAGAACGATGTCAATAAGGACTTTTATATCGTTCGTGTAGAACATAGATGCTGTGAAGTCGTTGCCGAACAGGTCAACAAAAAGCTTCAACACAGACTGCGGTGGTGCTGGCTCGTGATCGAATATTCTCACGGGATCCTCTGTGAAAATGAAGGTGATGTTATCAGTGAATATTCCATTAAATTCTTTTCTCCCACATCCTTAAATTTAAGGGAGAATATTCAGAATGTAGCTACACTTGAGTTATTTCTCTCGCACTCTGCATATCGTTACTGAGTAGTAGACTGGCTTGAGATAAAAGTTCGTTGAAAGTATTTCATCGCATGCGAATCTCACCCTCTCTATTGAGAAGGAACAAAATTTTCTGTGTAAATGTTTTTGCTGACGTTGTTTCTCTGAGAGCTTTCAgaacaatattttccgaggCAGTAAACTGTAGATTGTAGGATAAAATGAGATTCAAAAACAGATCAGGTATTTGCTCCTCGAGATCCGTGTCCGGTGGATTTTCTATGAGTTCCAACAGAAACGATATGAACTCTGGACCCAGTTGTTCTAGAAAGCACAAAGtatgattattatttgttcaattcagaacaagaaaacattgacgtaatataaaaaaaaggaaaaaaattggaaatgtattgattttaaaaaaatgtttgaatcaATTCCAGCGCCTGGTTATTTTTCTATGAACGAATACTCGACACGGAATGATTATTCAGAGTTATGTCTAATTCTAGAATATGCGAGTTGGCCAACGATTTCGAAACCTAATTTTTATACACGAGGCTTACCCAGGTGCGTTACAGGCATGGGTTCGCCCatggaaaaaatcattgttagCAGCAGCGATGAGTAATTGAGTTTTGGAACGTTTCTGGGATTAGATCTCATGTctctgagaataaaaataaattgaattaatgTTAGTGTCAGTACtctcgcaaaaaaaaattgttcagaCAGCCTTAAGGCAGTCGGCTAGTGATTCAATCGTACGATTGATAAAATACCTTCGTACGAATGAATTACTTCAATGTTTGTGTACCTCGCCAGTTCCATGGGCAAAATGCTGTTCAGCATAATCGTCAGCGCAACTGGATCTAAGCTGCACATAACGCCAAAAGATTGCAGTAACAATTGTCTTATGGTCCATCTCGCCTCCATCTGATAATACTGTATAAGTGTCGATATTCCATTGTACTGATCTTGTCGTAGCGCATGCCTCGTCACAGTTGCATCAGCATTCGTctgttcaaaaaaataatgaagattgtggcattgaaaaaagtttttcgagaTACGAAGTTGATAATCGATGATAAAATCTCTAAAGGTAgctcataaaatcattttccactGGCAGTTGAACAATATAAAAAGACGTAAGTCTCTGCAGTCATACGTATCAACCCCAATATGTCAAAAAAgttattataaaatttcaaatttttgaaaaatattttgaggcgattgaagaaaaaacactaACCAGAATGGAGGTCAATTCTTTGATATACTCGACGATGATAGCCTCGTCCTCGTATAGCATCCAGCTTCGCTGTTGTGCATCCTCTTTGCAAGAAGTTAGTTcagtaaaaatgattttcaatctATTCGCATCGTAAGTCTCTTCGATCCTCAATTTCGATGATGGCATTGGCGTTTGAAGCTGTTGAAGTACAGCATCGAAATACTGACTCATGCCATTAGGAAATAATTGCTGTAGTTCCGAAACGACAACTTGGACAGctattttcgacatttcatAGCTCAGTTGCGTGTTTCTTCGTACTTCATCGAGAAGATGATAAGCGGCTCTCGAGTCGATTTCGCACGAGCTCGAGGAGTTGCTTTTGACAGGAGAATTATGGGGGCTCTGTCGAACGTTCGAGTGTGATGGGCTTTTGTGGACTTCTTCGGGTTCAGGTTCTGTACGGCGCGTCGTTTCTGAAGAACTTTGACGTGGCATCTGTCTCGAGCGATTCTCATTGTTAGAACCACGTCTGGAATTCGACACCTGCTGCTGCAATTTTGGCTCCACCGGATCACCCTCATAATTCAATGTCGTCTTTGCCGTTGTGTAACTTGCGTTACTTGGTGATGATCTTAGGTCAACTTCGTGACGATCAAACGTTGAGCCAGAAGTTCCTTTGGTTGGCGATATCGTACCGAAATTCGGTGGCATTGGTGCTTGCTTTTTTGGCTTTCTACTTAGTTCTGCTTGGCGTTTCTTCTCCACTAATCTCTGTAAAAGATCCTGTCTATCTGCGCTTAGTACCATCCCTGTCTTGTCCTCGTCATTATTCAACTTGTTTATACATTCGTCCAAAAAGTCGATCAGGAACTGAGGCTGTACCTGTCAATAAttggaaatttaattttttaaaaaattttatatttctaaacGTCAAGATTctaacttgaattttttgaaagcacCCTTTGTGAAGTAATAGAAGTCAATTCATTCACtcattgataaaaataatgagccCAATTACAAACATGGCAGGAGTAAAGCGATAAGCGTCTACTGACAATATTGATTGAATAATACAAGAAAGAATCACATGACGCTAAAGTTTGCAATGgtgaagtccaacgaaattaccaaaaaaaaaacatttattattcagcaattttttatttcacaaaatcattggtgtaagttgaaaaactatggaattgcaaattcggtatggaagaaaattggagaattagtggaattattggagagttctTTAGATCattccgttggactccaacgttgcaaacttcagcgtcatagaaTGACATACCAAAAACTAGAAAAACAAAGCATTATATATtacaaaataatcaaaatcttGGTCACATCTGCAGTTTTATTGAAAGAACTTGTGCCAGAACACATTTAAGGTACTGACAATACAGACAAATCTCACCAACCTATTGTGATTGTGCAGAGAAAAAGATTTTCCATTGTACGCTATTTGAATGCATATGGTAATACTATAAAACTTATTCTTTGAGTTATCAGTTCCACTAACAATCACTTATGAAAAAACTGTATGCATGGGTTTGTTTATAGAAGGTTAATTTACCTGGTAGacagaaaagaataaaaatattgatgtaCCTTGACAGTGGCAACATAGTTTGACGGAATGTATCCTAGTTGACCATTAGAATTGATCACCTGCCACCAGTTTCTTTGTTTTGTGTTAGTCTGATGAAGAATAAAGTGATCATTTTCGTGAAAGCTCAAGGTCTTTGCAAAAGTGGCCTTAAAGTTGTAAAGAGCTTTGAGCATCTCATAATTTTCTGCAGACAAATACGGGTTgttacatgatttttttcccttttggCTGGCTTATTTCTCACTATCAATTATGTTGTAACAATcatcattcaaaaaaatgtagaaaatccatttttttgtatttattttatcgacATTGACTTACCTAACCTTATGTAGTTATCGCCCAtcgtgagaaatttcgcgtGCAATAATATTTGTCAACTGGCGAAAGTGAAAAGGCAACGCCCCAACGAAAACTAGTTTTTTATCCTCGATTCGAAGCGAGAAATCAACGTTTCACTTTCATTCAtccacaacatttttttatactctcatttttttatttgcggTTCGAGAACGAGAGCTACACGTCTCAGCGCGGTAGTAGTAAAAGTTCTACTAAAGGTTGGAGGTAGAGGGAGGCGCTCTGTTGACGCAGCTAGCCGCAGCCTCTGCTGTTGGCTGTTTTGCTTTCTGCTCCAAACGTGCAGCAGTAGCAGCAAAGTACGCATGTAGAAGCAGCATTGACATTATCGTTTGACCCTGCACAAGTTCCAAAAAGTCCTTCGCATACGTCATTATTAGGGGGAATGGGAAGAACGCATAAAGTTTATTGTTGCAATTAAAGAGGAATGGGGTGTCCGTTGATGAATAGGGTCATCGATGATGTGATTTTGTTCGTTAAATTAATTCTTCCCTATATCGTATAGGTATAGTTCAAACTCTACTAGTGCAATATATGTCGTGAATAATTGCGATATTTTTACATTCCATACGAATCTGTCGACGGTTGTTACTCATTGAAcgctgtatatatataattgatCGAACATTTATAAAGGACACAAACAGCAGGTTGTCAGATCAAATATCCATACATATGTATACGCAAGGGAAAAATGATAGAATGGGGGAACAGTGTTTCAGGGAAAGGAAAAACATTTCTACCAGAAAAAcctatttattaatttatattcaaaaaatcaactccCATAAATTTTCTACCATGATCAAATACTTCCCGTAAAAAACTACACTAAATATAAAAACCTCGtttcgaaaaacaaatttaattTTGATAGTACAACTACCACAAAACAACCCCATCAA
This genomic window contains:
- the LOC122408183 gene encoding NCK-interacting protein with SH3 domain isoform X2; translated protein: MLKALYNFKATFAKTLSFHENDHFILHQTNTKQRNWWQVINSNGQLGYIPSNYVATVKVQPQFLIDFLDECINKLNNDEDKTGMVLSADRQDLLQRLVEKKRQAELSRKPKKQAPMPPNFGTISPTKGTSGSTFDRHEVDLRSSPSNASYTTAKTTLNYEGDPVEPKLQQQVSNSRRGSNNENRSRQMPRQSSSETTRRTEPEPEEVHKSPSHSNVRQSPHNSPVKSNSSSSCEIDSRAAYHLLDEVRRNTQLSYEMSKIAVQVVVSELQQLFPNGMSQYFDAVLQQLQTPMPSSKLRIEETYDANRLKIIFTELTSCKEDAQQRSWMLYEDEAIIVEYIKELTSILTNADATVTRHALRQDQYNGISTLIQYYQMEARWTIRQLLLQSFGVMCSLDPVALTIMLNSILPMELARDMRSNPRNVPKLNYSSLLLTMIFSMGEPMPVTHLEQLGPEFISFLLELIENPPDTDLEEQIPDLFLNLILSYNLQFTASENIVLKALRETTSAKTFTQKILFLLNREEDPVRIFDHEPAPPQSVLKLFVDLFGNDFTASMFYTNDIKVLIDIVLRQLFDIPPGDKRRHYLELCRRVLRTPGYDEHRHRSEDLLKCFTRIFCEETPESQGDQHLVREISNEFPNLFKM
- the LOC122408183 gene encoding NCK-interacting protein with SH3 domain isoform X1 produces the protein MGDNYIRLENYEMLKALYNFKATFAKTLSFHENDHFILHQTNTKQRNWWQVINSNGQLGYIPSNYVATVKVQPQFLIDFLDECINKLNNDEDKTGMVLSADRQDLLQRLVEKKRQAELSRKPKKQAPMPPNFGTISPTKGTSGSTFDRHEVDLRSSPSNASYTTAKTTLNYEGDPVEPKLQQQVSNSRRGSNNENRSRQMPRQSSSETTRRTEPEPEEVHKSPSHSNVRQSPHNSPVKSNSSSSCEIDSRAAYHLLDEVRRNTQLSYEMSKIAVQVVVSELQQLFPNGMSQYFDAVLQQLQTPMPSSKLRIEETYDANRLKIIFTELTSCKEDAQQRSWMLYEDEAIIVEYIKELTSILTNADATVTRHALRQDQYNGISTLIQYYQMEARWTIRQLLLQSFGVMCSLDPVALTIMLNSILPMELARDMRSNPRNVPKLNYSSLLLTMIFSMGEPMPVTHLEQLGPEFISFLLELIENPPDTDLEEQIPDLFLNLILSYNLQFTASENIVLKALRETTSAKTFTQKILFLLNREEDPVRIFDHEPAPPQSVLKLFVDLFGNDFTASMFYTNDIKVLIDIVLRQLFDIPPGDKRRHYLELCRRVLRTPGYDEHRHRSEDLLKCFTRIFCEETPESQGDQHLVREISNEFPNLFKM